The DNA window TTGCCGGATGTGGAGGCGGAGCGGGCTTTCTATAATGACCAGTGGAAGCTGGTGGAGGCGGGTTCTGGGGACGGGATGGTGTATTTCGCGGCCGATGGCGGAGCGGAGGGCTATGTGGTCCGGCTGCGGCAGGCGGACGAGAAGCGGGTTGATGTGATCGCGCTGGCGGCGGACAGCCGGGCCGATGTCGATGCGCTTCACGGACAGGTGGCGGCGTCGGGATGCCGCATCATCTTTGCGCCCAGGGATCTCGACACGCTGGGGGGCGGCTATGGCTTCCGCTTCTTCTCGCCCGACGGTCTGCCCTTCGAAGTGTCGAGCGACGTGCATGTCCGCGTGCCACGGACGCTGGAGCGCTGGGAAGGCGTGCCGCAGAAGATCAGCCACATCGTGCTGCATTCGCCCGACCACAAGGCGCTGGTGCAGTGGTTCTGCGACGTGCTGGGCTTTAAGGTTTCGGACTGGCTGGGCGACTTCATGGGCTTCCTGCGCTGCAACGCGGCGCATCACCGCATCGCCGTGCTGCCGGGACCGCCCTGCCTCAACCATGTCGCCTATGACATGCTCTCGGTCGACGACATGATGGTGGGCATCAACCGCCTGAAGCAGAAGGGCACCGACCTGCGCTGGGGTCCGGGGCGGCACACGGCGGGCAACAACACCTTCAGCTATTTCACCACGCCCGCAGGCTTTGCGGTCGAATATACCTCGGAACTGGAGGAAGTGGACTTCGAGGCCCATGAGGCGAAGGTCCATGTGCCCGGCCCCAAAGTGATGGACCAGTGGGGCATCGGCGTTGGCGGACCGCAAACCATGCCGCATCCGGAGGCCGACAGCGGCCTGTTCACGGGCGGGGAGGTGTAAGCCCCGTGGCGCTCTACGAACCCTTCCCCAACTATATCTGGAACCTCTCGGTCGCGATCGCGCTGGAGAGCGGCGGGCGCATCGGCGAGATCGTCGACATGTGCCAGCCGATCCTCGACGCCGCCGCCAGCGGCGCGGACGCGGGCACGCCCATGTTCATGAAGGCATGGGCGGGCATGGGCGACAGGCTGCTGGACCTTGCCGCCGAGGATGAGGGCAGGGGCCGCGCCTACTCCGCCTCGAACAAGCTGGAGCGCGCATCGCTCTACCTCTTCGTTGCCGAACGGATGCAGGGCCATGGCGCGCCGGGCCGCGCGGAAACCTATGCGAAGGCGCGCGCTGCCTTCGACCGTTCGACGAAGCTCGGGCGGATCAATCGCGAGCGGGTCGAGATCCCGCTCGATACCGGCACCATGCCCGCGCTGTTCACCCGCGCGCCGGGCGAAGGGAAAAAGCCTGTCGTCGTCTTCTGCAACGGTCTCGATAGCTGCAAGGAACTGCTCTACTGGACGGGCCTTCC is part of the Sphingobium amiense genome and encodes:
- a CDS encoding VOC family protein, producing MSRVTEIRYVGYGLPDVEAERAFYNDQWKLVEAGSGDGMVYFAADGGAEGYVVRLRQADEKRVDVIALAADSRADVDALHGQVAASGCRIIFAPRDLDTLGGGYGFRFFSPDGLPFEVSSDVHVRVPRTLERWEGVPQKISHIVLHSPDHKALVQWFCDVLGFKVSDWLGDFMGFLRCNAAHHRIAVLPGPPCLNHVAYDMLSVDDMMVGINRLKQKGTDLRWGPGRHTAGNNTFSYFTTPAGFAVEYTSELEEVDFEAHEAKVHVPGPKVMDQWGIGVGGPQTMPHPEADSGLFTGGEV